Genomic DNA from Terriglobales bacterium:
GGGTCACGATCTCATCGCTGGCGAGCCGGAATCGCGAGTCGCCGATATTGGTATAGAAATCACGGAGCGGAATGCGCCGCCTGCCGCGGGAATTCGCGATCTCGATCTCAGCTTCCAAACAGAGAAGCGCCGGCGGGGTATCGCCGGAAAATACTGCCCAGCACTTCTTGCCGCCGGGTGCTACGTGGCAGAGGTCGCCGTCCTTCTTAATGCAGAAGCCGCACGATTTCCGCCACGCCAGCGACTGGTTGTACCAGAGACAGCGCGTATCCAGGCAGATGTTCCCGCCTAGTGTCCCCATGTTGCGCAGGATGGGAGATGCCACGGTTTGCGCTGCCTGGTGGAGAACCGAGTAATTGCGCCGGACAAATTCCGAGTCCTCGAGCGCCGAGAGCGTTACCAATGCGCCGATCTCGACACCGGAGCCGGCGACTACACGAATACGCTTCAATTCCTCGATCCCGCGGATATCGAGTAGAAA
This window encodes:
- a CDS encoding FAD binding domain-containing protein, with amino-acid sequence MSLPEFHLLRAKTLSEALDTLARHAGEIQIVAGGTDLVPSLQQKLFSPRFLLDIRGIEELKRIRVVAGSGVEIGALVTLSALEDSEFVRRNYSVLHQAAQTVASPILRNMGTLGGNICLDTRCLWYNQSLAWRKSCGFCIKKDGDLCHVAPGGKKCWAVFSGDTPPALLCLEAEIEIANSRGRRRIPLRDFYTNIGDSRFRLASDEIVTRVFLPESSSGYRGVYQKLRVRGSIDYPLAGVAVALKSANGSGPITDARVAITAVNPAPILVASASHALIGKSVDEHTAAIVGELAARTAKPLT